In the genome of Deinococcus deserti VCD115, one region contains:
- a CDS encoding tyrosine-protein phosphatase translates to MAESAFRTLPWDGLLNARQVLPGLIRSASLSALTPRGRQDLLTSGLGRIIDLRNRSERDQDPAPFEGQMLYLNLPLLPYRNRALNTASVEARTNAEHYCAVLDHVGNSLATIFGAVLDAAPGKVLIHCHAGKDRTGLVTALALELTGVSRRAIAADYVETDQHMQGMYADILARQPDPVKRRRLSAFLVSREQDILCALDHLDQTWGGVATYLEAFGFSRKDQERLVTRLAG, encoded by the coding sequence GTGGCTGAATCTGCCTTCCGAACACTCCCCTGGGATGGCCTCCTCAACGCTCGTCAGGTGCTGCCAGGCCTGATCCGCAGCGCAAGCCTCTCGGCCCTGACCCCTCGGGGGCGCCAGGACCTGCTGACGAGTGGGCTGGGGCGCATCATTGACCTGCGCAACCGCTCCGAGCGGGACCAAGATCCTGCTCCCTTTGAGGGGCAGATGCTGTACCTCAATCTGCCGCTGTTGCCGTACCGCAACCGTGCACTCAATACGGCCAGCGTAGAGGCCCGCACCAATGCGGAGCACTACTGCGCGGTCCTGGATCACGTCGGCAATTCCCTGGCGACCATTTTCGGTGCGGTTCTGGACGCCGCCCCCGGCAAAGTGCTGATTCACTGTCATGCTGGAAAAGACCGTACTGGGCTGGTTACGGCCCTGGCCCTGGAGCTGACAGGCGTTTCCCGCCGCGCTATTGCGGCAGATTACGTAGAGACCGACCAGCACATGCAGGGGATGTACGCGGACATCCTGGCCCGCCAGCCGGACCCGGTAAAACGCAGGAGACTGTCCGCGTTTCTCGTCAGCCGCGAGCAGGACATTCTGTGTGCCCTGGACCATCTGGACCAGACTTGGGGAGGCGTAGCCACCTACCTGGAAGCGTTCGGGTTCAGCCGCAAAGACCAGGAACGGCTGGTGACCCGGCTGGCAGGCTGA
- the ilvA gene encoding threonine ammonia-lyase, biosynthetic, which yields MTQTFEPGTLDAQDVLRLALTSKVYGAAVQTALSPAPALSERLGHRVWLKREDQQPIFSFKLRGAYNRMAQLSAAERARGVITASAGNHAQGVAYSAQELGVRAVIVMPATTPEIKVRACRARGAEVVLHGDSFSDAETHAYALQRGQGLTFVHPYDDPHVLAGQATVALELLRQLDEDRPYTVFVPVGGGGLIAGVASVMKALRPDVRIIGVEPDDSDAMYQSLQAGHRVRLDTVGIFVDGVAVKQVGAYTFDLTRRYVDGWVRVSTDEVCAAIKDVFDDTRAVMEPAGALAVAGLKQYAERLEESGQTLVALTCGANVNFDRLRHVAERAEIGEQREAILAVTIPERPGAFREFIEVIGPRAVTEFNYRYAPREDARIFVGVQLARAAQRAELLGTLTSRGYPVTDLTDDELAKVHVRHMVGGRAPEAAHERVYSFTFPERPGALLEFLTHLHGRWNISLFHYRNHGSAHGRVLAGLQVPPGDEADFTAFLHDLGYPATEMSTNPSYRLFLT from the coding sequence ATGACACAGACCTTTGAACCCGGCACCCTCGATGCCCAGGATGTGCTGCGCCTGGCCCTGACCAGCAAGGTGTATGGCGCGGCAGTCCAGACTGCCCTGAGTCCGGCTCCGGCCCTCAGCGAGCGGCTGGGACATCGGGTCTGGCTCAAGCGCGAGGACCAGCAGCCGATCTTCTCGTTCAAGCTGCGGGGCGCCTACAACCGCATGGCCCAGCTTTCGGCGGCCGAACGGGCCCGGGGAGTGATTACTGCCTCGGCCGGCAACCATGCCCAGGGCGTGGCCTATTCCGCCCAGGAACTTGGGGTCCGCGCCGTGATCGTCATGCCGGCCACCACGCCCGAAATCAAGGTGCGTGCCTGCCGCGCCCGGGGTGCTGAGGTCGTGTTGCATGGTGACAGCTTCAGTGACGCCGAAACCCACGCCTACGCGCTGCAACGCGGGCAGGGCCTGACCTTCGTGCACCCCTACGATGACCCGCATGTGCTTGCTGGGCAGGCGACCGTGGCGCTGGAACTGCTGCGCCAGCTTGACGAGGACCGGCCATACACGGTGTTCGTGCCGGTCGGCGGCGGCGGCCTGATCGCCGGGGTAGCCAGCGTCATGAAGGCCCTGCGCCCCGACGTCCGCATCATCGGTGTGGAGCCCGACGACAGTGACGCCATGTACCAGTCGTTGCAGGCCGGGCACCGCGTGCGCCTGGACACGGTGGGCATCTTCGTGGACGGCGTGGCGGTCAAGCAGGTCGGCGCCTACACCTTCGACCTGACCCGCCGCTACGTGGACGGCTGGGTCCGTGTAAGTACCGACGAGGTCTGCGCAGCCATCAAGGATGTGTTCGATGACACCCGCGCGGTAATGGAGCCTGCCGGAGCGCTGGCGGTGGCTGGTCTCAAGCAGTATGCAGAGCGGCTCGAAGAGTCCGGACAGACTCTGGTGGCGCTTACCTGCGGTGCCAACGTGAATTTCGACCGCCTGCGCCACGTGGCCGAGCGCGCTGAAATCGGTGAGCAGCGCGAGGCCATCCTGGCGGTCACCATCCCGGAGCGCCCGGGGGCCTTCCGGGAATTTATCGAGGTGATTGGCCCGCGCGCCGTAACGGAATTCAACTACCGCTACGCTCCACGCGAGGACGCTCGGATTTTCGTGGGGGTTCAGCTGGCCCGCGCAGCGCAGCGTGCAGAACTGCTGGGTACCCTGACCTCGCGCGGGTACCCGGTGACTGACCTCACGGACGATGAACTGGCCAAGGTCCATGTGCGTCACATGGTCGGCGGGCGGGCGCCGGAGGCGGCCCACGAACGCGTGTACTCGTTCACGTTTCCTGAGCGGCCCGGCGCGCTGCTGGAGTTCCTGACCCACCTGCACGGCCGCTGGAACATCAGCCTGTTTCACTACCGCAACCACGGCAGCGCGCATGGGCGGGTGCTGGCGGGCCTGCAGGTGCCGCCCGGAGACGAGGCCGACTTCACCGCCTTCTTGCACGACCTGGGCTATCCCGCCACCGAGATGAGCACCAACCCCTCCTACCGCCTGTTTCTGACGTAA
- a CDS encoding FAD-dependent oxidoreductase: protein MSETASKAGQVWAHVGQAFVDPGYDVIVAGAGRMGAACALYLRQLAPDLRTLLLDEGGLPNEDGATILAPGIWTGMDLPAAWQAEALWVRTQVATVFGDAGFDERTLLELHAQEMDGTVQTSSLQARFPTLSTLVQMEGLPFARLDPQAATYRPGAVALACAQQAIRQGADLMLNARATLVPGGVQVERLTVTNTHQIITHETHVLSAPRVIIALGAGGPYAAEHDLGVHTAHARAYRQVPRLNVSSDSASPVLRASGLTLRPQAGGYTLVPPIHHRDPHGYVPQGGHLTGVPTGLRRETLEDLVALMDLLPVLGTGALELGRSISDVPGAWLVLPGGSPGGRPQHQALPGGAHLLLGGPLADVLGLSTAYDLAASMAGVQTRPWN, encoded by the coding sequence ATGAGCGAGACGGCCAGCAAGGCGGGACAGGTCTGGGCACACGTGGGGCAGGCCTTTGTGGACCCCGGCTATGACGTGATCGTGGCCGGAGCCGGACGCATGGGCGCAGCCTGCGCCCTGTATCTGCGCCAGCTGGCTCCGGACCTGCGGACGTTGCTGCTTGACGAGGGCGGCCTGCCCAACGAGGACGGTGCAACCATTCTGGCTCCAGGCATCTGGACCGGGATGGACCTGCCAGCCGCGTGGCAGGCCGAGGCTTTGTGGGTGCGCACGCAGGTAGCTACTGTTTTTGGAGACGCAGGCTTTGATGAGCGGACTCTGCTGGAACTCCATGCGCAGGAGATGGACGGCACGGTCCAGACCTCCAGCCTGCAGGCGCGGTTTCCCACCCTATCCACGCTGGTTCAGATGGAAGGTCTCCCGTTTGCCCGGCTTGACCCGCAGGCGGCCACCTACCGGCCAGGCGCCGTAGCACTGGCCTGCGCGCAGCAGGCGATCCGGCAGGGCGCTGACCTGATGCTCAATGCCCGCGCGACGCTGGTGCCCGGCGGCGTTCAGGTGGAGCGCCTGACTGTGACCAACACCCACCAGATCATCACGCACGAAACCCATGTGCTCAGCGCACCCCGGGTCATCATTGCCCTGGGAGCCGGGGGGCCATACGCTGCCGAACACGACCTGGGCGTACATACCGCTCATGCCCGCGCCTATCGTCAGGTCCCACGCTTGAATGTGAGCAGCGATTCCGCCTCACCTGTGCTGCGGGCATCCGGCCTGACCCTGCGCCCACAGGCGGGTGGGTACACCCTGGTTCCACCAATTCACCACCGGGACCCGCACGGCTATGTACCCCAGGGGGGGCACCTGACCGGAGTGCCAACCGGGCTGCGCCGCGAAACGCTGGAGGATCTGGTGGCCCTGATGGATCTGCTGCCCGTGCTGGGCACCGGGGCCCTGGAGCTGGGACGCAGCATCAGTGACGTCCCGGGCGCCTGGCTGGTTCTGCCGGGTGGCTCTCCAGGCGGCCGGCCCCAGCATCAGGCCCTGCCCGGTGGCGCCCATCTGCTGCTGGGTGGGCCGCTGGCCGATGTCCTGGGCCTGAGCACCGCCTACGACCTTGCCGCCAGCATGGCAGGCGTACAGACGCGTCCCTGGAACTGA
- a CDS encoding SpoIID/LytB domain-containing protein, whose protein sequence is MPFRLRSRRGSWGHCSLSALGAALVLGALSDAKALTVRVLVSSGQQVTVRVPVTPTPTSPLVAPSVLAGLPQPQAMNTWVVGTSGRQPGAHLTLGGQDAGNTALYLPPAPGSVVEINGRFYRGGVLLRAQDGGVQAINVVDVEDYLRGVVPAEMPSGWPVGALAAQAVIARTYVAARINPAAPYDTCATESCQVYRGMDAEKPGTDAAIAATASQVIAYGGKPASTYFSSDSGGFTASSAEVWGKEIPYLAAKADPFSTSGPRSRWRLEVPLSKVQTVASQFGVKVGDLRSVSVTRVSESGRPQEITLSGAAGVARISGAQAGGFVRALGAMSSRATLSGLSPLIVEGSGAGHGVGLSQYGALELARQGYDYMHVLGFYYPGTTLNRLARVREGAGPVLAGGRPLPAPALRSPPEPSFPEPAGPSWLAMRAGPGVP, encoded by the coding sequence ATGCCTTTCCGTTTGCGTTCCCGGCGCGGCTCGTGGGGCCACTGCAGCCTGAGTGCCCTGGGGGCGGCCCTGGTGCTTGGTGCCCTGTCTGACGCCAAGGCGCTGACTGTCCGCGTGCTGGTCTCCAGTGGACAGCAGGTCACGGTGCGGGTACCGGTAACCCCCACGCCCACCTCACCGCTGGTGGCTCCCTCTGTACTGGCGGGTCTGCCCCAGCCTCAGGCCATGAATACCTGGGTGGTCGGGACTTCCGGCCGTCAGCCGGGCGCGCACCTGACCCTGGGCGGTCAGGACGCGGGCAATACGGCCCTGTACCTGCCGCCAGCTCCGGGCAGTGTGGTGGAAATCAATGGGCGGTTCTACCGAGGTGGGGTGCTGCTGCGTGCCCAGGACGGGGGCGTTCAGGCCATCAACGTGGTCGATGTCGAAGATTACCTGCGGGGCGTGGTGCCGGCCGAAATGCCCAGTGGCTGGCCGGTCGGTGCCCTGGCCGCGCAGGCGGTGATCGCGCGGACCTACGTTGCTGCCCGCATCAACCCGGCGGCGCCTTACGACACCTGCGCCACCGAAAGCTGCCAGGTCTACCGTGGCATGGATGCTGAAAAGCCTGGGACCGACGCCGCTATTGCCGCCACCGCTTCACAGGTCATCGCTTACGGCGGTAAACCTGCCAGCACCTACTTCAGCAGCGATTCGGGCGGCTTCACTGCTTCCAGCGCGGAAGTGTGGGGCAAGGAAATCCCGTATCTGGCCGCCAAGGCCGACCCCTTCTCGACCAGCGGGCCCCGGTCACGGTGGCGCCTGGAAGTGCCGCTGAGCAAGGTGCAGACAGTGGCCTCGCAGTTTGGGGTCAAAGTCGGAGACCTGCGTAGTGTGAGCGTCACGCGTGTCAGCGAATCTGGGCGGCCGCAGGAAATCACGCTGAGCGGCGCGGCTGGCGTGGCCCGGATTTCCGGAGCACAGGCCGGCGGCTTCGTCCGGGCCCTGGGCGCCATGAGCAGCCGCGCCACCCTGAGCGGCTTGAGCCCCCTGATCGTGGAGGGAAGCGGCGCCGGACACGGCGTGGGACTCTCGCAGTACGGTGCGCTGGAACTCGCACGGCAGGGCTACGACTACATGCATGTGCTGGGCTTCTACTATCCGGGAACCACCCTCAACCGGCTGGCCCGCGTGCGTGAAGGCGCTGGTCCGGTGCTGGCCGGTGGACGGCCTCTGCCTGCTCCAGCTCTGAGAAGCCCTCCTGAACCGTCTTTCCCTGAACCTGCTGGCCCCTCATGGCTGGCCATGCGGGCCGGCCCGGGTGTGCCATGA
- a CDS encoding serine hydrolase domain-containing protein, whose translation MFRRDPHTAALAQASEVLGQDVRHLRALVRLAFARGGVLAVAKAGQRVAVPLGGVPADGLFELASVTKPFTAALADALARQGCLDWATPLRRLGGPFRGLPRALTPLALATHTAGLPAHPARAAMTTLTRFHDPYGGMSPRHALASAARWASAGQAGRFQYSNLGAGVLALACAVSAGEDLSADGYGQALRTWVTGPLELADVSLTPGQNVVTPRGVLGSSAVTGFGPLTGAGGLYGSAADLLTFGEAHLTGRAGTHWSGLLKPAGLPRPLSGVAPGWMASGTTRWHDGVARGTRTGLGFDPQSGVVVALLVRGGVPVVGVRGAVPLLLSALLGATRPEAH comes from the coding sequence ATGTTTCGCCGCGACCCGCACACCGCCGCGCTGGCCCAGGCCTCTGAGGTGCTCGGGCAGGATGTGCGGCACCTGCGCGCACTGGTCCGCCTCGCATTTGCCCGTGGCGGCGTACTGGCCGTTGCGAAGGCCGGGCAGCGGGTGGCCGTGCCCCTGGGGGGCGTGCCGGCAGACGGACTGTTCGAACTGGCCAGTGTGACCAAACCCTTTACTGCCGCATTGGCGGATGCCCTGGCGCGTCAGGGCTGCCTGGACTGGGCCACGCCGCTGCGCCGCCTGGGTGGCCCCTTCCGGGGGCTGCCAAGGGCGCTGACGCCTCTGGCCCTGGCGACACACACTGCTGGCCTGCCTGCCCACCCGGCCCGGGCCGCGATGACCACCCTGACCCGGTTCCACGATCCCTACGGGGGAATGAGCCCACGGCATGCCCTGGCCAGTGCAGCCCGCTGGGCCAGTGCCGGGCAGGCGGGCCGGTTTCAGTACTCCAACCTGGGTGCCGGGGTGCTTGCGCTGGCCTGCGCTGTCTCGGCTGGTGAGGACCTGAGTGCCGACGGGTACGGACAGGCACTCAGAACCTGGGTGACCGGCCCACTGGAGCTGGCAGACGTGAGCCTGACTCCGGGCCAGAACGTAGTGACGCCCAGAGGCGTGCTGGGCAGCTCGGCGGTGACGGGCTTCGGGCCGCTCACCGGTGCTGGGGGTTTGTACGGCAGCGCGGCCGATCTGCTGACCTTTGGTGAGGCCCACCTGACGGGCCGCGCGGGAACACACTGGAGCGGGCTGCTCAAGCCAGCCGGACTGCCCCGTCCGCTCAGTGGCGTGGCTCCAGGTTGGATGGCTTCGGGCACTACACGCTGGCACGACGGGGTAGCGCGCGGCACCCGCACCGGCCTGGGCTTTGATCCTCAGTCCGGCGTGGTGGTCGCGCTGCTGGTCCGTGGTGGGGTTCCAGTGGTGGGCGTGCGGGGCGCGGTCCCTTTACTGTTGAGCGCGCTGCTGGGAGCAACGCGCCCGGAAGCCCATTGA
- a CDS encoding asparaginase: MSLSEQVQAPGQVQYTRGGLNESQHEIHVAVVDPAGWVVASCGDADLVTFPRSTSKPVQALPLARVAPELPADELAIACASHAGTPAHLAVVRRLLARSGSTAADLLCGAHPPFDAQAAAELIRTGTAPTPLHHNCSGKHAGMLLSCALYDWPKEGYTSHDHPLQVKIRAAHAQLAGVAPEHVHAGTDGCSVPAFALPLSGMARIFARLADPRSDAVLGRIFSAMTIYPELVAGPGRLDTTLMPLVPGLVTKMGAEGFFGMGLRQTSRGPLGVAFKIMDGGERARPFVALAVLEALGVPLTPELRALAPSVQRNWAGREVGEVQVKLALHWRPEAAL, translated from the coding sequence ATGTCTCTCTCTGAACAGGTGCAGGCCCCGGGCCAGGTGCAGTACACCCGCGGCGGCCTCAACGAAAGCCAGCACGAGATTCATGTCGCCGTGGTCGACCCTGCTGGGTGGGTGGTGGCCTCCTGTGGAGACGCGGATCTTGTGACCTTTCCGCGCAGCACCAGCAAGCCGGTGCAGGCCCTGCCGCTGGCCCGTGTGGCTCCAGAGCTGCCGGCTGACGAACTGGCGATCGCCTGTGCCAGCCACGCCGGCACCCCCGCCCATCTGGCCGTGGTCCGGCGCCTGCTGGCCCGCTCGGGCAGCACAGCCGCCGACCTGCTATGCGGTGCACACCCACCTTTTGACGCCCAGGCCGCAGCCGAGCTGATCCGCACCGGTACGGCGCCGACTCCACTGCACCACAACTGCTCGGGAAAACATGCCGGGATGCTGCTCAGCTGTGCCCTGTACGACTGGCCCAAGGAAGGCTACACCAGCCATGACCACCCTCTTCAGGTCAAGATCCGGGCTGCACACGCCCAGCTGGCCGGGGTAGCGCCCGAGCATGTGCACGCTGGGACAGACGGCTGCAGCGTGCCAGCCTTCGCGCTGCCGCTCAGTGGCATGGCGCGTATCTTCGCCCGGCTGGCCGATCCACGCTCCGACGCGGTGCTTGGACGCATTTTCAGCGCCATGACGATCTACCCCGAACTGGTGGCCGGGCCAGGACGGCTGGATACTACCCTGATGCCGCTGGTTCCAGGCCTGGTTACCAAAATGGGTGCCGAGGGCTTTTTTGGCATGGGCCTGCGTCAGACTTCACGAGGTCCGCTGGGGGTTGCCTTCAAGATCATGGACGGCGGCGAGCGGGCCCGGCCCTTCGTGGCGCTGGCCGTCCTCGAAGCCCTGGGCGTGCCCCTGACTCCGGAACTCCGGGCACTGGCACCATCAGTCCAGCGCAACTGGGCCGGGCGCGAGGTCGGTGAGGTGCAGGTGAAGCTTGCGCTGCACTGGAGGCCCGAAGCCGCACTCTAG
- the speA gene encoding biosynthetic arginine decarboxylase, producing the protein MTTTPTPGFTTADAAELYQVPNWSGGWFRVSDKGQLEATTSPGLHVPLRAIVDEIVDRGESLPVILRFPQVLAGRVKHLNEVFGQAIAEYGYTRHYQGVFPIKVNQRRAVVETVASAGYDYAHGLEAGSKAELALCLAQRMHPDALLCCNGFKDDGFIKLALWGRTLGKNVVITIEKFSELDRILKQAKALGVRPAIGVRFKLHARGSGQWEESGGDQAKFGLNAYELLRVVERLKEEGMIDSLVMLHTHIGSQITDIRRVKVAVREATQTYAGLIAAGAELKYLNVGGGLGVDYDGSKTTFYASMNYTVKEYAADVVYTIQETCKARGVPEPIIISESGRALTAHHAVLILPVIDVTGPTRNLEDQELVAPAEDSHQLIKDMHEIVQNISMRNYREMYNDAVGDKQTLHDLFDLGYVTLQDRARGEALFNAILRKISKLIQSEKYVPDELEDLQKVLADKYICNFSLFQSLPDNWAIQALFPIVPLDRLNQKPTRQATLVDITCDSDGKIEKFIDLRDVKATLPLHEPGKQPYYLGVFLMGAYQDVLGSSHNLFGKVSEAHVTVRPGGRFNIDLFVRGQKARRMIESMGYEEPMLRDSIEDQADAALKVGTLTPGQEHELLEDYGEELLGYTYLEYEES; encoded by the coding sequence GTGACGACTACCCCCACCCCCGGATTCACCACTGCTGACGCTGCCGAGCTCTACCAGGTTCCCAACTGGAGTGGCGGCTGGTTCCGTGTCTCAGACAAAGGCCAGCTGGAGGCCACCACCAGTCCCGGCCTGCATGTGCCGCTGCGTGCGATTGTCGATGAGATCGTCGACCGCGGCGAAAGCCTGCCAGTGATCCTGCGGTTTCCGCAGGTGCTGGCCGGGCGGGTCAAGCACCTGAACGAGGTCTTTGGGCAGGCCATTGCCGAGTACGGCTATACCAGGCATTACCAGGGTGTTTTTCCCATCAAGGTCAACCAGCGCCGCGCGGTGGTCGAGACTGTGGCGTCGGCCGGTTACGACTACGCGCACGGTCTGGAGGCCGGCAGCAAGGCCGAGCTGGCCCTGTGTCTGGCCCAGCGCATGCACCCCGACGCCCTGCTGTGCTGCAACGGCTTCAAGGACGACGGCTTTATCAAGCTGGCGCTGTGGGGCCGCACGCTGGGCAAGAACGTCGTGATTACCATCGAGAAGTTCAGCGAACTTGACCGCATCCTCAAGCAGGCCAAGGCGCTGGGCGTCCGGCCGGCCATCGGGGTCCGGTTCAAGCTGCATGCGCGCGGGTCAGGGCAGTGGGAGGAATCCGGCGGCGATCAGGCCAAGTTCGGTCTGAATGCCTACGAGCTGCTGCGGGTGGTCGAGCGCCTGAAAGAGGAGGGCATGATCGACTCGCTGGTCATGCTGCACACCCATATCGGCTCGCAGATCACCGACATCCGCCGGGTTAAGGTCGCTGTCCGCGAGGCCACCCAGACCTACGCCGGCCTGATTGCCGCCGGGGCCGAACTCAAGTACCTGAACGTGGGCGGCGGGCTGGGTGTGGACTATGACGGCTCCAAGACGACCTTCTATGCCTCGATGAACTACACCGTCAAGGAGTACGCCGCCGACGTGGTGTACACCATTCAGGAAACCTGCAAGGCGCGCGGGGTGCCTGAGCCGATCATCATCTCCGAGTCCGGCCGGGCCCTGACGGCCCACCACGCGGTGCTGATCCTGCCGGTGATCGACGTCACGGGCCCCACCCGCAACCTGGAAGACCAGGAACTCGTGGCACCTGCCGAGGACAGTCACCAGCTGATCAAGGACATGCACGAGATCGTGCAGAACATTTCCATGCGCAACTACCGCGAGATGTACAACGACGCGGTCGGCGACAAGCAGACGCTGCACGACCTGTTTGACCTGGGCTACGTCACGCTGCAGGACCGCGCGCGCGGTGAGGCGCTGTTCAACGCCATCCTGCGCAAGATCTCCAAGCTGATCCAGAGTGAGAAGTACGTGCCTGACGAACTTGAAGATCTGCAGAAGGTCCTGGCGGATAAGTACATCTGCAACTTCTCCCTGTTCCAGAGCCTGCCCGACAACTGGGCGATCCAGGCGCTGTTTCCCATCGTGCCGCTCGACCGCCTGAACCAGAAGCCCACCCGGCAGGCCACGCTGGTGGACATCACCTGCGACTCGGACGGCAAGATCGAAAAATTCATCGACCTGCGGGACGTCAAAGCCACCCTGCCCCTGCACGAGCCCGGCAAGCAGCCGTATTACCTGGGTGTGTTCCTGATGGGCGCCTACCAGGACGTTCTGGGCAGCTCGCACAACCTGTTTGGCAAGGTCAGCGAGGCGCACGTCACAGTACGGCCCGGCGGCCGGTTCAACATTGACCTGTTCGTGCGAGGCCAGAAGGCCCGGCGCATGATCGAGTCGATGGGCTATGAGGAACCCATGCTGCGCGACTCTATCGAGGACCAGGCCGACGCGGCGCTCAAGGTCGGGACCCTGACTCCCGGGCAGGAGCACGAGTTGCTGGAGGACTACGGCGAGGAACTGCTGGGGTACACCTATCTGGAGTACGAAGAAAGCTGA
- a CDS encoding DUF6789 family protein: protein MNPFLKSAVAGLVATLPMSVWMLGAQHWLLPRRERYPLPPEQITEHAAEAVGLEGVAENDTALKAATVVNHFAYGAAVGALYAPLKDLPGPPLLKGVGLGIFVWTGSYLGLLPATGLLSSATHHPARRNMLMIVAHFIWGGVTGVLAERSTSRR from the coding sequence ATGAACCCGTTTTTGAAATCTGCCGTGGCCGGACTGGTCGCGACCCTGCCGATGTCGGTCTGGATGCTGGGAGCGCAGCACTGGCTGCTGCCCCGGCGCGAGCGATACCCTCTGCCTCCCGAGCAGATTACCGAGCATGCCGCCGAAGCTGTTGGCCTGGAGGGCGTCGCTGAGAACGATACGGCCCTCAAGGCGGCCACGGTGGTCAATCACTTTGCCTACGGCGCGGCGGTAGGAGCGCTGTACGCGCCCCTGAAGGACCTTCCCGGGCCACCGTTGCTCAAGGGAGTTGGTCTGGGAATTTTTGTGTGGACCGGCAGTTACCTGGGACTGTTACCGGCCACTGGGCTGCTGAGCTCAGCGACTCATCACCCTGCGCGGCGCAACATGCTGATGATCGTGGCGCACTTTATCTGGGGTGGGGTGACAGGGGTGCTGGCCGAGCGGTCAACGAGCCGGCGGTAG
- a CDS encoding class I SAM-dependent RNA methyltransferase produces MSEPLLTLEIEKLVAGGLGLARDESGVVLVRGALPGERVTARVRAGKGVRQGTVVEVLRRSPDRVDAPELPTADLAHARYEAQLAYKKAFVEEALSRIAKVRRPVNDTVPSPQAWAYRNTAQYLVTPQGLAYRERRGSDPLVVDKDPLVMPQIQAVVDRINPALLDPATEVAFRASGLTGEVVAALIGAGETRQYLRASDHLMDAGVVGVSLAQPAGRRFSAGVRLIAGESEIREQFGQVQVSVSATGFAQVNPQAAGLAYLRAAQLAGEGDHAVDLYGGSGAIGRHLASAFRKVTVLDSAPEALSRGRQDVAVSGEHNVVYRSGDAARFSELGTDVIVVDPPRAGLDEEAREQIHASTADRLVYVSCDPATWARDVGDLLRRGWKLGEVTPHDFYPQTSHVEIVSVLNR; encoded by the coding sequence ATGTCCGAGCCATTACTTACGCTGGAAATTGAGAAGCTTGTCGCGGGGGGGCTGGGGCTCGCCCGTGACGAGTCCGGCGTGGTGCTGGTGCGCGGCGCCCTGCCCGGCGAGCGCGTCACCGCACGTGTACGTGCCGGGAAAGGTGTGCGCCAGGGAACGGTGGTTGAGGTACTGCGGCGCAGCCCCGACCGGGTCGACGCCCCTGAACTGCCGACCGCCGACCTGGCCCACGCCCGCTATGAGGCGCAGCTGGCCTACAAGAAGGCCTTCGTGGAAGAGGCCCTGAGCCGTATTGCCAAAGTGCGCCGGCCCGTCAACGACACGGTGCCCAGTCCGCAGGCCTGGGCCTACCGCAACACCGCGCAGTACCTTGTCACGCCGCAGGGCCTGGCCTACCGCGAACGGCGCGGCAGCGACCCGCTGGTGGTGGACAAGGACCCCCTGGTGATGCCGCAGATCCAGGCGGTCGTGGACCGGATCAACCCGGCTCTGCTGGACCCCGCGACCGAGGTGGCCTTCCGGGCCAGCGGCCTGACCGGGGAAGTTGTGGCCGCCCTGATCGGCGCTGGCGAGACCCGGCAGTACCTGCGCGCCAGTGATCATCTGATGGACGCCGGGGTCGTAGGAGTGAGCCTGGCCCAGCCCGCCGGCCGGCGCTTCAGCGCGGGCGTGCGCCTGATCGCCGGCGAGAGCGAGATCCGTGAGCAGTTCGGGCAGGTGCAGGTCAGTGTTTCGGCCACCGGCTTTGCTCAGGTCAATCCTCAGGCCGCCGGGCTGGCGTACCTGCGCGCAGCGCAGCTGGCCGGCGAGGGGGACCACGCGGTGGACCTGTACGGCGGGTCCGGCGCTATCGGCCGGCATCTGGCCTCGGCCTTCCGCAAGGTCACGGTGCTGGACTCAGCGCCCGAAGCCCTGTCACGTGGCCGTCAGGATGTGGCGGTCAGTGGTGAGCACAACGTGGTCTACCGCAGTGGCGACGCCGCGCGCTTCAGCGAACTGGGCACCGACGTCATCGTGGTGGATCCTCCCCGCGCCGGTCTGGATGAGGAAGCCCGTGAGCAGATCCATGCCAGTACCGCGGACCGGCTGGTGTACGTCTCGTGTGACCCGGCGACCTGGGCGCGGGACGTCGGTGATCTGCTGCGGCGAGGCTGGAAGCTGGGTGAGGTCACCCCTCATGACTTCTACCCCCAGACCAGCCATGTGGAGATCGTCAGCGTCCTGAACCGCTGA